In the Marinomonas algicola genome, one interval contains:
- a CDS encoding MFS transporter, whose amino-acid sequence MVDNKKVERRNVVKLLFSQFLINLGDVLINPKVTLPWLLQSVGAPLYLLGWLVPIRESGSLLPQIAIAHFIYPLKVRKWVWVLGSIIQSFSVVVIGCAVLLLEGASAGWVVIGGLIVFSVARGLNSVASKDVLGKTVIKEKRGRVTGWSSSASGLITVGLAICMLFYLDPTKSDSEFYVWGIVGAACVWLLAAGIYAAIKEPLSETEDEGDHFWDAFKTLNLLWTDHVFRKFVIARSLFLCAALSAPFYVVIAQQRFDSGTWLLGMFILASGLASLLSSPFWGLFSDYSSRQVMIVSSLLSALTGGVLFCCVTFLADTVFTVWLIPALYFVLSVAHQGVRVGRKTYLVNLGEGNKRTSYVSVSNTIIGLILLGMSALSLLTYLISLEVLVLVFSMVTLFGVIMVIRLPEA is encoded by the coding sequence ATGGTAGATAACAAGAAGGTTGAAAGACGTAATGTCGTTAAACTGCTTTTCTCTCAGTTTTTAATTAATTTAGGTGATGTTTTAATTAATCCGAAGGTGACTTTGCCTTGGCTACTTCAAAGTGTTGGTGCGCCCTTGTACTTATTAGGCTGGTTGGTTCCGATACGTGAATCTGGTTCTTTATTGCCTCAAATAGCGATAGCGCATTTTATCTACCCGTTAAAAGTAAGGAAGTGGGTTTGGGTTCTCGGTAGCATTATTCAATCTTTTTCTGTTGTTGTTATTGGTTGTGCTGTTCTTTTACTGGAAGGGGCGAGTGCGGGTTGGGTCGTTATTGGTGGTCTGATCGTGTTTAGTGTCGCTAGGGGGCTTAACTCGGTTGCGTCCAAAGATGTATTAGGCAAAACAGTGATTAAAGAAAAGCGAGGCAGAGTAACGGGTTGGTCATCCAGTGCGTCGGGGCTGATCACGGTGGGTTTGGCCATTTGCATGTTGTTTTACTTAGACCCTACTAAGAGTGATTCTGAGTTTTATGTCTGGGGAATTGTTGGCGCCGCTTGTGTTTGGTTATTGGCCGCTGGCATTTATGCTGCTATTAAAGAGCCTTTAAGCGAGACAGAAGATGAAGGTGATCATTTTTGGGATGCGTTTAAGACGCTAAATCTATTATGGACTGATCACGTTTTTCGGAAGTTTGTTATTGCTCGTTCCTTATTTTTGTGTGCGGCATTAAGTGCTCCATTTTATGTGGTTATCGCTCAACAGCGATTTGATAGTGGCACTTGGTTGTTGGGCATGTTTATCTTAGCCAGTGGCTTAGCGTCGTTATTGTCATCGCCTTTTTGGGGATTGTTTTCAGACTATTCAAGTCGACAGGTGATGATCGTTTCTTCTTTATTGAGTGCACTTACCGGTGGTGTTTTGTTTTGTTGCGTGACGTTTCTGGCCGATACCGTGTTTACTGTATGGCTAATACCTGCGTTGTATTTTGTTCTCAGCGTGGCTCATCAAGGTGTTAGGGTTGGGCGCAAGACGTATTTGGTGAATTTGGGTGAGGGAAATAAGCGTACCAGTTATGTGTCTGTTAGTAATACCATTATTGGGCTTATCCTTTTGGGAATGAGTGCGTTAAGCTTGTTAACATACCTGATCTCTCTAGAGGTTCTGGTGCTTGTTTTTTCAATGGTAACCTTGTTTGGTGTGATTATGGTTATACGCTTACCTGAAGCCTAG
- a CDS encoding DsbA family protein, which produces MVKVHYFFDPMCGWCYGASSLIAVLADMPEFEVVYHPGGMIPKRAIDPSFRHHILQADKQIADRTQVHFGEAYKARVAGEGEFVIDSYLPTQAFLVGIEMGIAPHLMLKAIQAAHYQDGRELDKPEALQTLAVSLGLDETTWQAKMASSAAVMMSEIERSHELMGPLQVNGYPTILIEKKGKLQRLTHSAYYGKPDEWKGYLSTLG; this is translated from the coding sequence ATGGTAAAAGTACATTATTTTTTTGACCCAATGTGTGGTTGGTGTTACGGAGCATCATCGTTAATTGCTGTACTAGCGGACATGCCCGAGTTTGAGGTGGTTTACCACCCGGGAGGCATGATACCAAAACGTGCGATAGATCCGTCTTTTAGACACCATATTCTGCAAGCAGACAAGCAAATTGCCGACAGGACACAAGTGCATTTTGGCGAAGCCTATAAAGCGAGAGTGGCAGGAGAAGGAGAGTTTGTTATCGATTCCTACTTACCAACTCAAGCGTTTTTAGTTGGCATTGAAATGGGCATAGCGCCTCACTTGATGTTAAAGGCGATTCAAGCAGCGCACTATCAAGACGGCCGAGAACTTGATAAACCTGAAGCTTTGCAAACATTGGCGGTTTCACTAGGGCTTGATGAAACCACTTGGCAAGCAAAAATGGCCAGCTCGGCGGCCGTGATGATGAGTGAAATAGAAAGAAGTCATGAGTTAATGGGGCCGTTACAAGTCAATGGATACCCAACGATTCTTATCGAGAAAAAGGGTAAATTACAGCGTTTAACTCACAGCGCTTACTATGGTAAGCCTGATGAATGGAAAGGCTATTTATCAACTTTAGGATAA
- a CDS encoding MBL fold metallo-hydrolase, whose translation MKKFISLVASVLITHSAFAAESNRLTLDVYHAAPSSFGVTSTVVYGETEAMVIDAGFTKADALRIAAKVLDSNKELKTIFVSQADPDYYFGAETLHDIFPEAEIITTPAVKKVLEKKMAGKVGFWGPKMGSNAPVNPIVPKAYVQSTLMLDGHTIEIRGTDGVLAHRPYLWIPSNKALLGNVAIFGNMHLWMADAQSNESQDAWKAQLKEMMALNPTKVVPGHMAQGTELTADSISYSLDYLNAFQKAKGDSKNSAELIKTMTAKYPNAQGALNLDIAAKVHKGEMTW comes from the coding sequence ATGAAAAAATTTATTTCTTTGGTGGCTTCTGTTCTGATTACTCACTCTGCTTTTGCGGCGGAGTCTAACAGGCTAACGCTTGACGTATACCATGCGGCACCCAGTAGCTTTGGTGTGACTTCTACTGTGGTATACGGTGAAACAGAAGCGATGGTCATTGATGCAGGGTTTACGAAAGCCGATGCATTGCGTATTGCGGCAAAAGTATTGGACTCTAATAAAGAATTAAAAACAATTTTTGTCAGTCAAGCAGACCCTGATTACTATTTTGGTGCTGAAACCTTGCATGATATTTTCCCTGAAGCGGAGATCATCACTACGCCTGCTGTGAAAAAAGTGCTTGAAAAGAAAATGGCTGGTAAAGTTGGATTTTGGGGACCTAAAATGGGCTCGAATGCGCCAGTAAACCCTATTGTTCCAAAGGCCTATGTTCAATCCACTCTGATGCTTGATGGACACACGATTGAAATTCGAGGCACTGACGGTGTTTTAGCTCACCGACCTTACTTATGGATCCCCTCTAATAAAGCGCTTTTAGGTAATGTTGCGATTTTCGGTAATATGCATTTATGGATGGCGGATGCGCAATCTAATGAATCTCAAGACGCGTGGAAAGCGCAATTAAAAGAAATGATGGCACTTAATCCTACTAAGGTTGTTCCTGGTCATATGGCACAAGGTACAGAGTTAACAGCAGATAGCATCAGCTACTCGCTTGATTACCTCAATGCTTTTCAAAAAGCGAAAGGAGACAGTAAAAACAGTGCTGAATTGATTAAAACAATGACGGCTAAATACCCTAATGCACAAGGTGCTTTGAACTTGGATATCGCGGCTAAAGTACATAAAGGTGAAATGACATGGTAA
- a CDS encoding MFS transporter translates to MKRLQQLAQHDAAFLLLFIFLVALSLRGPVTGLPPLLDRISTDLNLSSSQSGLLTSLPLLAFGFFAPVASWLTRHFRIERILAAGVFLIATGMIIRTLGSISTLYSGALFIGAGIAIGNVLLPSLLKREFPNYVVQLTAIYVLMMSVGGFLMSSLAVPLSLYAEQPDVSLPMSGWSFALACQSLLILLPLVVWFSGKITQGQIPQTSLIDISSSVWRSITAWQVASFLAVNSLINYVVVAWVPAILIHHGYTDSTAGLYQGYLQLAGAIPSLILAPFINRLGSHRRLCLCATGLTFLSLSGFLFIPSWSGFWSVSFGFGISMGFILGLSFVSLRTNSPKQAASLSGMAQLMGYTLAAIGPVLIGALYDWQHSWNAPLYIMIGISLVWMGLGWLASPQQNNASTQ, encoded by the coding sequence ATGAAACGACTACAGCAATTAGCACAACACGATGCCGCCTTTTTACTCTTGTTTATTTTCCTAGTGGCATTAAGTTTACGAGGGCCAGTCACCGGCTTACCGCCTTTACTAGACAGGATAAGCACGGACCTCAATTTAAGTAGCTCACAGTCGGGGCTGCTCACCAGCCTGCCTTTATTAGCATTTGGCTTTTTTGCTCCTGTCGCGTCTTGGCTAACTCGTCATTTTCGTATTGAACGCATTTTGGCCGCTGGTGTCTTCTTGATTGCGACAGGCATGATCATTCGAACTCTTGGCTCAATCAGCACCTTGTATAGCGGCGCCCTCTTTATTGGGGCAGGCATTGCAATTGGTAACGTACTGTTACCCAGCTTGTTAAAACGTGAATTTCCTAACTACGTTGTTCAGCTGACGGCTATTTACGTACTGATGATGAGTGTTGGTGGCTTTTTGATGTCGAGTTTGGCTGTACCCTTAAGCCTTTATGCTGAACAGCCTGATGTGAGTTTACCAATGAGTGGCTGGTCATTCGCCTTGGCGTGTCAAAGCCTATTGATTTTATTACCATTAGTGGTGTGGTTTAGCGGCAAGATAACACAAGGTCAGATACCGCAAACAAGCTTAATCGATATCAGTTCTTCAGTGTGGCGTTCAATCACGGCGTGGCAAGTGGCCAGCTTTTTAGCCGTAAACTCGCTGATTAATTACGTTGTTGTCGCGTGGGTGCCCGCTATTTTAATCCATCACGGCTATACCGACTCGACAGCGGGACTTTATCAAGGCTATTTGCAATTAGCCGGTGCGATCCCTTCCTTAATTTTAGCGCCCTTTATCAATCGATTAGGCAGCCACAGACGCTTATGTTTATGTGCCACAGGGCTGACTTTCCTAAGTTTGAGTGGCTTTTTATTCATTCCAAGTTGGTCTGGCTTTTGGTCTGTATCTTTTGGTTTTGGCATCAGTATGGGCTTTATTTTAGGGCTATCTTTCGTCAGTTTAAGAACCAATAGTCCAAAACAAGCCGCCTCATTATCAGGTATGGCTCAGTTAATGGGTTATACTCTCGCGGCCATTGGCCCTGTTTTGATTGGTGCTCTATATGATTGGCAACACTCTTGGAATGCGCCACTCTACATTATGATCGGCATCAGCTTAGTATGGATGGGATTAGGTTGGTTGGCTAGCCCTCAACAGAACAACGCATCGACACAATAA
- a CDS encoding LacI family DNA-binding transcriptional regulator — translation MSIKEIATQLDLSVSTVSRALNDYPDISPSTKKRVLKEAARQGYQLKGADAAHWVQAKRVITAIIPSQETQYIDPILSKVLAGTRRALQAEGYLLQVVAVETGKQELSEFERLVKAGDQEGFLLLRTRVNDPKVQRLLKLNVPFVCYGRTERANQFAWLDLDNHQVGQLSLIRLYEQGHRQIGVISVSERYFFAQERRRGIQDAADKVGLSIVSEHSLEVGFDEEKSYLDCAEFLLQHPDITALICLTSTSARSAALAVMRLHNSRLNHNEQQISVIGCDTPADELTASMGITSIQQAPPAQIGEQLAQMMVSRIKGTPVKELQIVLTPGVVKNGY, via the coding sequence ATGTCGATTAAAGAAATAGCTACTCAGTTGGATTTGTCGGTATCCACCGTGTCACGAGCACTGAACGATTACCCAGATATCAGCCCAAGTACCAAAAAGCGCGTTTTGAAAGAAGCCGCGCGACAGGGTTACCAACTAAAAGGAGCCGATGCCGCTCATTGGGTGCAAGCTAAACGCGTTATTACGGCCATAATACCGAGCCAAGAGACGCAATACATCGACCCCATTCTTTCGAAGGTGCTTGCTGGAACGCGACGCGCACTACAAGCAGAAGGCTATTTACTGCAAGTAGTCGCAGTCGAAACGGGGAAGCAGGAATTAAGCGAGTTTGAACGCCTTGTTAAAGCAGGTGATCAAGAGGGCTTTTTACTCCTTCGCACTCGGGTCAATGATCCTAAAGTCCAACGTTTACTGAAACTTAACGTGCCTTTTGTGTGTTACGGACGCACCGAACGAGCGAATCAGTTTGCTTGGCTGGATTTAGATAACCACCAAGTCGGCCAATTAAGTCTGATTCGCCTTTATGAACAAGGCCATCGTCAAATTGGCGTTATTTCGGTGAGCGAGCGATATTTTTTTGCTCAAGAAAGACGACGCGGCATTCAAGATGCGGCGGATAAAGTGGGTCTTTCTATTGTCTCCGAGCACAGTTTAGAAGTCGGCTTTGACGAGGAAAAAAGTTACCTCGACTGTGCCGAATTTCTCCTCCAGCACCCAGATATCACTGCGCTGATTTGCCTAACGAGCACCAGCGCGCGCAGCGCCGCTTTAGCGGTAATGCGGTTACACAACTCTCGACTCAATCATAACGAGCAACAAATAAGTGTGATTGGTTGTGATACGCCTGCTGATGAGCTAACGGCCAGCATGGGGATTACCAGCATTCAACAAGCGCCTCCCGCACAAATAGGCGAACAACTTGCGCAGATGATGGTTTCCCGCATCAAAGGGACGCCGGTGAAAGAACTGCAGATCGTATTAACGCCGGGAGTGGTAAAAAACGGGTACTAA
- a CDS encoding ABC transporter substrate-binding protein yields MKKSLLVASTVLVNGLLISQVSNAATVEFWTAQTQSDRLQTIELLASTFEALNDGVTVKVVGVDENEMATQMAAAVAAGTTPQLIEVNSEIIMALGEEGIVDTQTHQGVVGDIGKSRFHTGALTTLTSPEGQYYGLPYHGWIQGIWYRKDWFDEKGLAAPNTWENIETAAKALTDKANNQYGILVGTKQDSYTEQVFTQLALSNNAAEFDDKGDLIFNSPATLETIQYYKELAKYNPPGPQNWRARDYYLQGKMGMFFYSTYIMDDLALAEVAKGSLSSENFKELSGGTFDPKLVKNTAFTPIITHKSAASYGTLSGLVALKTKSAEDAQATKDFIEFMYDPASYITFLHMAPGGMNPMLKGIAEDPAYLDDPNGVFKLYGADKMKQIVSGFDDIRSFSVVQGKTFPASGAIFAKSVIPRMIYDVTIENKDPQQALNSAEAEMKTIMGK; encoded by the coding sequence ATGAAAAAATCTCTGCTCGTCGCCAGTACGGTACTGGTAAACGGACTTCTAATAAGCCAAGTGTCTAATGCGGCTACAGTAGAATTTTGGACGGCACAAACCCAATCGGACAGACTGCAAACCATCGAATTACTTGCCAGTACCTTCGAAGCTTTAAACGATGGCGTGACCGTCAAAGTGGTGGGCGTCGACGAAAACGAAATGGCGACACAAATGGCCGCAGCCGTGGCAGCAGGCACAACACCGCAACTGATTGAAGTGAACTCTGAAATCATCATGGCACTGGGGGAAGAAGGCATTGTCGATACCCAAACTCACCAAGGCGTCGTGGGCGATATTGGTAAGAGCCGCTTCCATACAGGCGCTCTAACCACATTGACGTCCCCTGAAGGCCAATATTATGGTTTACCTTACCATGGTTGGATTCAGGGCATTTGGTATCGCAAAGACTGGTTTGATGAAAAAGGTTTAGCCGCGCCCAATACATGGGAAAACATTGAAACCGCCGCCAAAGCGTTAACCGACAAAGCGAACAACCAATACGGTATTTTAGTCGGCACCAAACAAGACAGCTACACAGAACAAGTCTTCACTCAGTTAGCGTTGTCTAACAATGCGGCGGAGTTTGATGACAAAGGCGACCTCATATTCAATAGTCCTGCCACGTTAGAAACCATCCAATATTACAAAGAACTCGCCAAATACAACCCACCAGGACCACAAAACTGGCGCGCCCGAGATTATTACCTGCAAGGTAAAATGGGCATGTTCTTCTATTCAACCTACATCATGGATGACCTTGCTTTAGCCGAAGTCGCCAAAGGTTCACTGTCCTCTGAGAACTTTAAAGAACTCAGCGGTGGCACTTTCGACCCCAAATTGGTTAAGAACACGGCCTTCACGCCTATCATCACTCATAAAAGCGCCGCGTCTTATGGCACCTTATCGGGCCTTGTTGCGTTGAAAACTAAAAGTGCTGAAGACGCTCAAGCAACCAAAGACTTCATTGAGTTTATGTACGATCCAGCCAGCTACATCACCTTCTTGCACATGGCGCCGGGTGGCATGAACCCTATGTTAAAAGGCATCGCTGAAGACCCAGCGTATTTAGACGATCCAAACGGCGTCTTCAAACTGTACGGTGCAGATAAAATGAAACAGATCGTTTCTGGTTTTGACGACATTCGCTCCTTTTCCGTTGTACAAGGCAAAACGTTTCCAGCATCGGGAGCCATCTTCGCCAAGTCCGTCATCCCCCGCATGATTTACGATGTCACCATTGAAAACAAAGATCCGCAACAAGCACTGAACAGTGCAGAAGCAGAAATGAAAACCATCATGGGTAAGTAA
- a CDS encoding carbohydrate ABC transporter permease, with amino-acid sequence MSSILVKNEAQLGLKLVAPAVGIIGLLVIYPILFNIYLSFFDVQLNGSKTFVGLDNYTDLLGNPRYYHSVGVSIVYLIGTVVGTTVLGLAASILMNQEFRFRNLARGLILLPYFAPVISVVFGWQFIFDPVNGIYNHVVVDVLHLTNERENLIGNPDSALFVVILFDIWKHFPIAYLLFLAKLQSVPKDLYEAAAIDGQNAWGRFWHVTLPELRFVIATVVLLRIIWNLNRFEDVYLLAPNVETLPIFTYYQAFAGIVDQGGAAAISVIQLLVLVGLIWLYVRKVLKW; translated from the coding sequence ATGTCTTCAATACTGGTCAAAAACGAAGCCCAACTTGGACTTAAGCTTGTCGCGCCCGCTGTTGGTATTATCGGCTTGCTGGTAATTTACCCCATCTTATTCAACATTTACCTCAGTTTTTTTGATGTGCAACTCAATGGCAGTAAGACCTTTGTCGGGTTGGATAACTACACCGATTTACTTGGCAATCCGCGTTATTACCATTCGGTCGGTGTATCTATTGTCTATCTGATTGGTACGGTCGTTGGTACAACGGTGTTGGGGTTGGCCGCGTCGATTCTGATGAATCAAGAATTTCGATTTCGGAACCTCGCCCGTGGTTTGATCCTCCTGCCCTACTTTGCGCCCGTCATCAGTGTGGTGTTTGGCTGGCAGTTTATTTTTGATCCCGTAAACGGTATTTACAACCATGTGGTGGTCGATGTGCTGCATTTAACCAACGAGCGGGAAAACCTAATTGGCAACCCTGATTCCGCTTTGTTTGTGGTGATCTTATTCGATATTTGGAAGCATTTTCCTATCGCGTATTTATTGTTCCTCGCGAAGTTACAAAGCGTACCGAAAGACCTGTACGAAGCGGCCGCTATTGATGGACAAAATGCTTGGGGACGCTTCTGGCATGTGACTCTGCCCGAGCTCAGATTCGTCATCGCCACTGTGGTTTTATTGCGTATTATATGGAACTTAAATCGTTTTGAAGACGTGTACTTACTGGCACCAAACGTCGAAACTCTGCCTATTTTCACCTATTACCAAGCGTTTGCAGGAATCGTGGATCAAGGCGGAGCCGCGGCGATTTCGGTAATTCAGTTGCTGGTATTGGTTGGCTTAATTTGGTTATACGTTCGTAAAGTCCTCAAATGGTAG
- a CDS encoding carbohydrate ABC transporter permease — MMNKRTPIQSVILYSLVLALVIFCVFPFLQILSTSLKHPIDWGNPSLIPRVLHLDAYKELLGLMPAKEIEVPASIQRLLDNPALSEEKKQMLLAKFSSGGDVFPFGRYMLNTFVISFITGICSTFLASLAAYAIARLRFPAQSLMANGVLFVYMVGGVLLMVPLYQMSVNVGLASSAGGTILSLFLIYLIQTLPVAMYMLGNYFRTIPFSLEEAAMMDGCSRVEAFWRIIMPLSKPMLFTVFIYCFVIAWNEYLFASVFLKQYQDFQTLPLALQTLFTSKNAIWDRIMAASMLTLLPVVICFMLANKHLSGGLTDGGVKG, encoded by the coding sequence ATGATGAATAAACGCACTCCCATTCAATCTGTGATCTTGTATTCTTTGGTACTCGCTTTGGTGATCTTTTGCGTATTCCCCTTTTTACAGATCCTTTCCACTTCCCTTAAACATCCTATCGATTGGGGCAATCCATCGCTGATTCCTCGCGTGCTGCATTTAGACGCTTACAAGGAATTGCTTGGTTTAATGCCAGCCAAAGAAATCGAGGTTCCCGCCAGCATTCAGCGCTTATTGGATAATCCAGCCTTATCAGAGGAAAAGAAACAAATGCTGCTGGCGAAGTTTAGCTCTGGTGGGGATGTCTTCCCATTTGGGCGCTATATGCTTAATACCTTTGTAATCTCCTTTATTACAGGTATTTGCTCCACTTTCTTAGCGTCGCTCGCGGCGTACGCCATTGCCCGATTACGTTTCCCTGCGCAATCACTAATGGCCAACGGCGTGCTGTTTGTCTACATGGTCGGTGGCGTTTTACTGATGGTACCGCTCTACCAAATGAGCGTAAACGTAGGCTTGGCATCGAGTGCTGGCGGCACAATTCTCAGTCTGTTTTTGATCTACCTAATCCAGACTTTACCCGTCGCCATGTACATGCTGGGAAACTACTTTCGTACCATTCCCTTCTCGCTGGAAGAAGCGGCGATGATGGACGGTTGTTCAAGGGTCGAAGCTTTCTGGCGCATCATCATGCCCTTGTCGAAACCCATGTTATTTACCGTGTTTATCTATTGTTTTGTGATCGCGTGGAACGAATATTTATTCGCGTCCGTCTTCTTAAAACAATACCAAGATTTCCAAACCTTACCACTGGCATTACAGACGTTGTTTACCTCCAAAAATGCCATATGGGATCGCATCATGGCCGCCTCCATGCTGACTCTACTACCCGTGGTGATTTGTTTCATGTTGGCGAATAAGCATTTGTCGGGCGGGCTGACTGATGGCGGCGTGAAAGGCTAG
- a CDS encoding ABC transporter ATP-binding protein, translating to MSSVILRNVNKSYGNLPIVKNLNLEVKDGEFVVLVGPSGCGKSTTLRMVAGLEDITQGEIQIGERTINDLPPHKRNIAMVFQNYALYPHMSVRDNIVFGLKKSGADEATMKAKLADVSDMLKLNEYLDRKPADLSGGQRQRVAMGRALARDADVYLFDEPLSNLDAKLRHHMRTEIARIQHQYNMTAIYVTHDQIEAMTLGDRVVVMRDGIVEQVGTPMDIYLQPTNSFVATFIGSPAMNLFEAKVQGEELVFDHYRIPASKIANVDMHDLSSHDTVLVGIRPDFFEDSALSLKRSPSDHLFEFNNIQVDLVENLGFDKEIMFKLGGEDAKARLDLRSHVKRQELISLSVDLNRVLLFDTSTQGMLINAGEV from the coding sequence ATGAGTTCTGTGATCTTACGAAACGTCAACAAATCCTACGGCAACTTGCCGATAGTAAAGAACCTAAATTTGGAAGTAAAAGACGGTGAGTTTGTCGTGCTGGTTGGCCCAAGTGGTTGCGGCAAAAGCACCACTTTGCGCATGGTCGCGGGACTGGAAGACATTACTCAAGGGGAAATCCAAATCGGCGAGCGCACCATTAATGATTTGCCGCCTCACAAGCGTAACATCGCCATGGTGTTCCAGAACTACGCCTTGTATCCGCACATGTCGGTGCGAGATAACATTGTTTTTGGTTTGAAAAAATCTGGCGCAGACGAGGCAACGATGAAAGCGAAATTGGCCGATGTGTCGGACATGCTCAAACTCAATGAATACCTAGATCGTAAACCCGCTGACTTATCTGGTGGCCAGCGTCAACGGGTTGCCATGGGGCGTGCCCTTGCTCGTGATGCGGATGTGTATTTGTTCGACGAACCCTTGTCTAACCTAGACGCCAAGCTGCGCCACCACATGCGTACCGAAATCGCCCGCATTCAGCACCAATACAACATGACGGCGATTTACGTTACTCACGACCAGATTGAAGCCATGACCTTAGGTGACCGGGTCGTCGTCATGCGCGATGGCATCGTAGAGCAAGTAGGCACACCGATGGACATTTACCTGCAGCCCACCAACAGCTTTGTAGCCACCTTTATCGGCTCACCGGCCATGAATCTATTTGAAGCAAAAGTCCAAGGGGAAGAGTTAGTGTTCGATCACTACCGCATTCCAGCCTCAAAAATAGCCAATGTAGACATGCATGATCTCAGCTCTCATGACACGGTATTGGTCGGTATTCGTCCCGACTTCTTTGAAGACAGCGCTTTATCTTTAAAGAGATCACCCAGTGATCACTTATTTGAATTCAATAATATACAAGTCGATCTAGTGGAAAACCTCGGCTTCGATAAAGAAATCATGTTCAAACTCGGCGGCGAAGACGCCAAAGCCAGACTCGACCTACGCTCCCACGTAAAACGCCAAGAACTCATCTCCTTATCCGTGGATTTAAACCGCGTTTTGCTGTTCGACACCAGCACACAAGGCATGTTGATTAATGCTGGGGAGGTTTAA